A genome region from Halarchaeum grantii includes the following:
- a CDS encoding sensor histidine kinase: MTSSLRRRIAVLVVACLGLVLLGPPVFDILDDWLRPPFKPLWTTLIENGVGVVLAGTLLAGSLWLYRRDWEDEYVSSAAVWVLVVVVGHALVMGWILYVQVVLQNDIKPYVIAMDSIVLSADVALAVGIYNARSKRTRDTLERERDRLAALYENSDDPIATVRVSDGAVETANEAFRERFGDDAAPILDAAPRPIPDGGAAVHAVSDGTVEYEWGGRDGDHDYLVSVTPIHEADGRSRHAHVRVADITEQKALAREQEARERLEHLHRVASDLASADDERDAFDRTLNALRATIDFDAACIVVDGEVVASRGTTAVVDSDGIDRVQPGVVPTDGGALTRTTEDGRRTLTVPIGDDAVLQAALDEGSFRESQVTAAELLGTHLRETRRRLAREDRLRDQRERLELLNRTFRHDLLNDVNVISARATLLEEFVDTGGERYLETIGERADDMDERIQTMRSLMQAVEGDDHDLVPVPLAETVKGEVDQARDAYPSAAFEVETPLPSLTVRADELLGDVFENLFANAVEHNDADAPHVRVSAERDGDDVVVTVADNGPGVPPERRDEIFELGEKGEESGGTGVGLNICERVVASYGGALDVGDADLGGAAFTVRLPAAT; this comes from the coding sequence GTGACGTCCTCCCTGCGACGACGCATCGCAGTACTCGTCGTTGCGTGCCTCGGACTGGTGCTTCTCGGGCCGCCGGTCTTCGACATCCTCGACGACTGGCTCCGCCCGCCGTTCAAGCCGCTGTGGACGACGCTGATCGAGAACGGGGTCGGCGTCGTGCTCGCCGGCACGCTCCTCGCCGGGAGCCTCTGGCTCTACCGGCGCGACTGGGAGGACGAGTACGTCTCGAGCGCCGCCGTCTGGGTGCTCGTCGTCGTCGTCGGCCACGCCCTCGTCATGGGGTGGATACTCTACGTGCAGGTCGTCCTCCAGAACGACATCAAACCCTACGTCATCGCGATGGACAGCATCGTCCTGAGCGCCGACGTCGCGCTCGCCGTCGGCATCTACAACGCCCGGAGCAAGCGCACCCGCGACACGCTCGAACGCGAGCGCGATCGACTCGCCGCGCTCTACGAGAACTCGGACGACCCCATCGCGACCGTCCGCGTGAGCGACGGAGCCGTCGAGACGGCCAACGAGGCGTTCCGCGAGCGATTCGGCGACGACGCCGCGCCGATACTCGACGCCGCGCCGCGCCCGATCCCGGACGGCGGCGCCGCCGTCCACGCGGTGAGCGACGGGACGGTCGAGTACGAGTGGGGCGGCCGCGACGGCGACCACGACTACCTCGTCAGCGTCACGCCGATCCACGAGGCGGACGGCCGGTCGCGGCACGCGCACGTCCGCGTCGCCGACATCACCGAGCAGAAGGCGCTCGCGCGCGAGCAGGAGGCCCGCGAGCGCCTCGAACACCTCCACCGCGTCGCCTCCGACCTCGCGTCCGCCGACGACGAGCGCGACGCGTTCGACCGGACGCTGAACGCGCTGCGCGCGACGATCGACTTCGACGCGGCGTGCATCGTCGTCGACGGCGAGGTGGTGGCGAGTCGCGGGACGACGGCGGTCGTGGACAGCGACGGCATCGACCGCGTGCAACCGGGTGTGGTCCCGACCGACGGCGGCGCGCTCACGCGGACGACCGAGGACGGCCGGCGCACCCTCACCGTCCCCATCGGGGACGACGCCGTCCTGCAGGCCGCGCTCGACGAGGGCTCGTTCCGCGAGTCGCAGGTGACGGCCGCCGAACTCCTCGGGACGCATCTGCGCGAGACGCGGCGCCGACTCGCCCGCGAGGACCGCCTGCGCGACCAGCGCGAGCGCCTCGAACTCCTCAACCGGACGTTCCGCCACGACCTCCTCAACGACGTGAACGTCATCTCGGCGCGCGCGACGCTCCTCGAGGAGTTCGTCGACACGGGCGGCGAGCGCTACCTCGAGACGATCGGCGAGCGCGCCGACGACATGGACGAGCGCATTCAGACGATGCGCTCGCTGATGCAGGCCGTCGAGGGCGACGACCACGACCTCGTTCCCGTCCCGCTCGCGGAGACCGTGAAGGGCGAGGTCGATCAGGCGCGCGACGCGTACCCGAGCGCGGCCTTCGAAGTGGAGACGCCGCTCCCGTCGCTGACCGTGCGCGCGGACGAACTGCTCGGCGACGTCTTCGAGAACCTGTTCGCGAACGCCGTCGAGCACAACGACGCGGACGCCCCGCACGTCCGGGTGTCGGCGGAACGCGACGGCGACGACGTCGTCGTCACCGTCGCCGACAACGGCCCCGGCGTCCCCCCGGAGCGCCGGGACGAGATCTTCGAGCTCGGCGAGAAGGGCGAGGAGAGCGGCGGGACGGGGGTCGGCCTCAACATCTGCGAGCGCGTCGTCGCGTCCTACGGCGGCGCACTCGACGTCGGCGACGCCGACCTCGGCGGCGCGGCGTTCACCGTCCGCCTCCCCGCCGCGACGTAG
- the glmM gene encoding phosphoglucosamine mutase — protein MERREYFGTSGIRERVGDGLTADLALNVGRALAADAETVVVGRDPRPSGTFLSDALAAGLAECGCAVVDLGPAATPTVARSVAWEGADAGVAVTASHNPPEYNGLKLWQPSGQAFDSPMQDALTDRLVAESFDYADWDATGARRDRPGARERHVDAIVDAVDVDPDDAPTVVVDLGNGAGAASVDALIELGCAVETLNANPDGRFPGRPSEPTAANCESLCDLVAASDADLGIAHDGDADRMMAVTGDGAFVAGDALLAVFAQAFAGEGDRVAAPVDTSLLVDDALAEVGAALVHTRVGDVYVAERAVADDVVFGGEPSGAWIFPGETLCPDGPLAAAKLVELVANGPGLDDRLAALGSYPIRRDTRAVADKTAVMARVREAVSEAYDEVDALDGVRVDLGDAWFLLRPSGTEPMVRVTAEARSDERADAVFAEANAVLDDAA, from the coding sequence ATGGAACGCCGGGAGTACTTCGGAACGAGCGGGATCCGCGAGCGCGTCGGCGACGGCCTCACGGCCGACCTCGCGCTGAACGTCGGGCGCGCGCTCGCCGCCGACGCCGAGACGGTGGTGGTGGGGCGCGACCCGCGCCCGAGCGGGACGTTTCTGTCGGACGCGCTCGCTGCCGGCCTCGCGGAGTGCGGCTGTGCGGTCGTCGACCTCGGGCCGGCCGCGACGCCGACGGTCGCGCGGAGCGTCGCGTGGGAGGGCGCGGACGCCGGCGTCGCCGTCACCGCCTCGCACAACCCCCCGGAGTACAATGGCCTGAAGCTCTGGCAGCCCTCCGGGCAGGCGTTCGACTCGCCGATGCAGGACGCGCTCACGGACCGCCTCGTCGCCGAGTCGTTCGATTACGCCGACTGGGACGCCACGGGCGCGCGCCGCGACCGCCCCGGTGCGCGCGAGCGCCACGTCGACGCCATCGTCGACGCGGTCGACGTCGACCCCGACGACGCGCCCACGGTCGTCGTCGACCTCGGGAACGGCGCGGGCGCGGCGTCCGTCGACGCCCTCATCGAACTCGGCTGCGCGGTGGAGACGCTGAACGCGAACCCGGACGGGCGCTTCCCGGGGCGGCCGAGCGAGCCGACGGCGGCGAACTGCGAGTCGCTCTGCGACCTCGTCGCGGCCTCGGACGCCGACCTCGGCATCGCGCACGACGGCGACGCGGACCGCATGATGGCGGTCACGGGCGACGGCGCGTTCGTCGCCGGGGACGCGCTCCTCGCGGTGTTCGCGCAGGCGTTCGCCGGCGAGGGCGACCGGGTCGCCGCGCCCGTCGACACCAGCCTCCTCGTCGACGACGCGCTCGCGGAGGTGGGCGCGGCGCTCGTGCACACCCGCGTCGGCGACGTCTACGTCGCCGAGCGCGCCGTCGCGGACGACGTCGTCTTCGGCGGCGAACCCAGCGGGGCGTGGATATTCCCGGGGGAGACGCTCTGCCCGGACGGCCCGCTCGCCGCCGCGAAGCTCGTCGAACTCGTCGCGAACGGCCCCGGCCTCGACGACCGACTCGCCGCGCTCGGATCGTATCCGATCCGCCGCGACACCCGCGCGGTCGCCGACAAGACCGCCGTGATGGCGCGCGTTCGTGAGGCGGTTTCGGAGGCGTACGACGAGGTGGACGCGCTCGACGGCGTCCGCGTCGACCTCGGCGATGCGTGGTTCCTCCTCCGGCCGAGCGGCACGGAGCCCATGGTTCGCGTCACCGCCGA